The Callithrix jacchus isolate 240 chromosome X, calJac240_pri, whole genome shotgun sequence genome contains a region encoding:
- the PSMD10 gene encoding 26S proteasome non-ATPase regulatory subunit 10 isoform X2 produces MEGCVSNLMVCNLAYSGKLEELKESIQADKSLATRTDQDSRTALHWACSAGHTEIVEFLLQLGVPVNDKDDAGWSPLHIAASAGRDEIVKALLGKGAQVNAVNQNGCTPLHYAASKNRHEIAVMLLEGGANPDAKDHYEATAMHRAAAKDT; encoded by the exons ATGGAGGGGTGTGTGTCTAACCTAATGGTCTGCAACCTGGCCTACAGCGGGAAGCTGGAAGAGTTGAAGGAGAGTATTCAGGCCGATAAATCCCTGGCTACTAGAACTGACCAG GACAGCAGAACTGCATTGCACTGGGCTTGCTCAGCTGGACACACAGAAATTGTTGAATTTTTGTTGCAACTTGGAGTGCCAGTGAATGATAAAGATGAT GCAGGTTGGTCTCCTCTTCATATTGCGGCTTCTGCTGGCCGGGATGAGATTGTAAAAGCCCTTCTGGGAAAAGGTGCTCAAGTGAATGCTGTCAATCAAAATGGCTGTACTCCCCTACATTATGCAGCTTCCAAAAACAGGCATGAG ATTGCTGTCATGTTACTAGAAGGTGGGGCTAATCCAGATGCTAAGGACCATTATGAGGCTACAGCAATGCACCGGGCAGCAGCCAAGG ACACTTAG
- the PSMD10 gene encoding 26S proteasome non-ATPase regulatory subunit 10 isoform X1 — protein sequence MEGCVSNLMVCNLAYSGKLEELKESIQADKSLATRTDQDSRTALHWACSAGHTEIVEFLLQLGVPVNDKDDAGWSPLHIAASAGRDEIVKALLGKGAQVNAVNQNGCTPLHYAASKNRHEIAVMLLEGGANPDAKDHYEATAMHRAAAKGNLKMIHILLYYKASTNIQDTEGNTPLHLACDEERVEEAKLLVSQGASIYIENKEEKTPLQVAKGSLDLILKKMVEG from the exons ATGGAGGGGTGTGTGTCTAACCTAATGGTCTGCAACCTGGCCTACAGCGGGAAGCTGGAAGAGTTGAAGGAGAGTATTCAGGCCGATAAATCCCTGGCTACTAGAACTGACCAG GACAGCAGAACTGCATTGCACTGGGCTTGCTCAGCTGGACACACAGAAATTGTTGAATTTTTGTTGCAACTTGGAGTGCCAGTGAATGATAAAGATGAT GCAGGTTGGTCTCCTCTTCATATTGCGGCTTCTGCTGGCCGGGATGAGATTGTAAAAGCCCTTCTGGGAAAAGGTGCTCAAGTGAATGCTGTCAATCAAAATGGCTGTACTCCCCTACATTATGCAGCTTCCAAAAACAGGCATGAG ATTGCTGTCATGTTACTAGAAGGTGGGGCTAATCCAGATGCTAAGGACCATTATGAGGCTACAGCAATGCACCGGGCAGCAGCCAAGGGTAACTTGAAGATGATTCATATCCTTCTGTACTACAAAGCATCCACAAATATCCAAGACACTGAGGGTAACACTCCTCT ACACTTAGCCTGTGATGAGGAGAGAGTGGAAGAAGCAAAACTGCTGGTTTCCCAAGGAGCAAGTATTTACAttgagaataaagaagaaaagacaccCCTGCAAGTGGCCAAAGGTAGCCTGGATTTAATACTCAAGAAAATGGTAGAAGGTTAa